Part of the Brevibacillus brevis genome is shown below.
GACGGCGTTTTGAAACAGATTGAGAATGACCTGCTTTATGCGGTCGGGGTCGAGCAGCAGCTCCGATTCCGTGCCGATTGTGACGCGAACGTCCCTCGATTTGGCTAGCATGCGGAGCTGGGGCTCCATCTCCCCGAGAATGCGATGCAAGCCTCCGCGCGTCAGCTGAACGGCCAATGCTGGAGCCTGATCGACCTTCGCGAGAAACAGCAGATCCTGGACGAGCTTGGTCAAGCGCTCCGATTCGCCGTGCATGCTGAGGAGCGCTTCCTTCAATTGATCGGGTTTGGCAGCGGCCCCTCGGAGCAGGACCTCCACAAATCCGTGAATGGAGGTAAGGGGAGTCCGCAGTTCGTGCGAGGCGTCCGCGACGAAGCGGCGCATCTGTTCCTTTGCTTCCTTTTCGGCGGCGAACGAGTCCTCCAGCCGCTGGAGCATGCCGTTGAACGCCGCAGCCAGCCGATCCGTTTCCAACTGGCCTTGCTGCTCTGACAGCCGTTGATTCAGGTTGCCGGCATTGATGGATTCTACGGTTTGAACCATGCTGGAGAGAGGCACGAGCGTTTTCCGCAAGACAGGCAAAAAGGCCAGCACCCCGCCGATCAAGGCCAGTGCCGAGAGCGCGACATACGTAGTCAGTTGCCGGATCAGCACCTCGCGTACAGAACGGATGCTCGCGGTCAGCTGGACGACTCCTGCAGGCTGCTCGCTGGATCCGATCGGTTGCAGCACCAGGATCTGGGGCATGCCGAGGGCATCCGTCGTAATGGTGAAGGGGGCTCCGCCGTGTTTTCGCTGTGGCTGCATCGCATCTATATACGTCTGTTTCGAGAGAGGAGGGGGGGATCCGTGACGCGGATCCGCCCATTCTTTTCGGATCGTCCCCGTATGGTCGATGAGGGCGAGGGTCGAATCGGGAATGTGAAGGGTCTCTAGCGGATTCGGTTCCGTTCCGTTCGGATTTTTCTGCAGGTAGGACAGCCATACCTCCGGCGATATCGAACGAAGCTGGCTCAGAAGGGAGACCGCCTGTTCTCTGTACATAAAATCTTTCATGTAGACGTGCTGCAGGATGCCGATGATCAGCAGGAGACCGGACAGAATCATGAGGGACCGCAACAGGATTTGGGAGCGGATGGATCTCGATTGCCTCATGGCAGATCCACCCGGTAGCCGGAGCCGCGGATGGTGCGGATCAACTGATGCTCGCGGTCATCCAGCTTCTCGCGCAGCGAGCGGATGTACACCTCTACGATGTTTTCCTGGCCCCCAAAATCGTACCCCCACACTTTGTCCAGGATGGTCGCCTTGCTGAGGACGATACCGTGGTTGACCACGAGGTATTTCAACAGCTCGTACTCCGTGGCGGAGAGGGACAAGACCCGCTGATCGTAGCGGATTTCCTTGCGGCGATCGTCGATGCGGAAAGGTCCGATCTGCATTTCGCCCACCATATGGGGAAACTGGTTGCGAATGCGGGCATGGATCCTTGCGAGCAGCTCCTGAAAACTGAATGGCTTGCTCATGTAGTCGTCCGCCCCGAGGGTCAGTCCCTTTACCCGATCCTCCACCTCGTCTTTGGCCGTCAGCATGATGATGGCGACAGCGCCCATGTTTTTCAGCAGCTTGCATACTTCGTAGCCGTCAATGCCGGGCATCATGACATCGAGTATGACGATGTGGGGCTGGTATTCCTGTGCGGCATTGACTCCCGATATGCCGTCCTCGGCCGTCAGCACTTGATAGCCTTCGTTTTGCAGGCCCAGGGAGAGGAACTTCAGGATGCTCGGCTCGTCATCTATGATCAGAATGCGTATCTCTTCAGGCTGGTACACGGGCTTCACCTCGTTTCCTTTCACTCCCTTGATTGTGCGACTGTTTGATGCCTGCGTCCACAGGAGCGGGGCAACTTTCAGGAGATTTTCAGCTTCCATTCAAGTGCATCTCAGCTAGGCATCGGATAATACAATCAGTCTTGACGGAAGGAGAATCCCTTTATGAAAAATACACGCCAGCTGCACTTGTGGATTGGCATCATCACGTCGCTGTTTATCCTGATCGAGGCGGTCACCGGGCTGCTCTTGTCCGAGCCCTGGCTTATCGGATCGCAGTCTCATGAGGAAGGACGCAAAATGGTCATGAGCAGCGCTGCGGCACCCGCCCAATCAAGCGGGGCAGTCGGGGATGATGAGAAAAGCACCAATACTAGTATGGCTTTCCCGCAACGGGGAGATCAGCAATCGAGTCTAATGGGAGTGATCAGGGGCCTGCATGAAGGGAAATTTGCAGGAGCCAACTTGCGGATCCTGGTCGATGTGACCGCGATCGGCTTGATTGTGCTGACAGTGACAGGGCTCACGCTGTCGGTAAAAACGCTGAGGGCGCAGCGAATCCGACGCAAGAAAGCCTTGATGTCCCAGCACGGAGCAACGCTGTTGGAAAAGTAAAGCAAGGCAGCAATCACCTTCGTACGACCTTATTTACCGGTTGGCGAAGGTGATTGTTGTTTCATGTTGAGAGAACTTTTTTCAAAAACTATTAAAAAAGGTCTTGTATTTGTTTTTTGGATGTGATAGATTATTCCTTGTCGCCAGCGAGCGACGACAAAATACGAGAAAAGATCGCAAGTTTCGTAAGAAAAAAGATCTTGACTCTGAAGGTGCGAACGTGATAAGATATAAAACGTTCGACAAAAATGCTCTTTGAAAACTGAACAGCGAAAGCGTTGATGAGTCTATCATTAAATGAATTGCCAGCTTGAAAAAGCTTTGAACCAGAAACAAACTTTATTGGAGAGTTTGATCCTGGCTCAGGACGAACGCTGGCGGCGTGCCTAATACATGCAAGTCGAGCGAGTCCCTTCGGGGGCTAGCGGCGGACGGGTGAGTAACACGTAGGCAACCTGCCTCTCAGACCGGGATAACATAGGGAAACTTATGCTAATACCGGATAGGTTTTTGGATCGCATGATCCGAAAAGAAAAGATGGCTTCGGCTATCACTGGGAGATGGGCCTGCGGCGCATTAGCTAGTTGGTGGGGTAACGGCCTACCAAGGCGACGATGCGTAGCCGACCTGAGAGGGTGACCGGCCACACTGGGACTGAGACACGGCCCAGACTCCTACGGGAGGCAGCAGTAGGGAATTTTCCACAATGGACGAAAGTCTGATGGAGCAACGCCGCGTGAACGATGAAGGTCTTCGGATTGTAAAGTTCTGTTGTCAGGGACGAACAAGTACCGTTCGAACAGGGCGGTACCTTGACGGTACCTGACGAGAAAGCCACGGCTAACTACGTGCCAGCAGCCGCGGTAATACGTAGGTGGCAAGCGTTGTCCGGATTTATTGGGCGTAAAGCGCGCGCAGGCGGCTATGTAAGTCTGGTGTTAAAGCCCGGGGCTCAACCCCGGTTCGCATCGGAAACTGTGTAGCTTGAGTGCAGAAGAGGAAAGCGGTATTCCACGTGTAGCGGTGAAATGCGTAGAGATGTGGAGGAACACCAGTGGCGAAGGCGGCTTTCTGGTCTGTAACTGACGCTGAGGCGCGAAAGCGTGGGGAGCAAACAGGATTAGATACCCTGGTAGTCCACGCCGTAAACGATGAGTGCTAGGTGTTGGGGGTTTCAATACCCTCAGTGCCGCAGCTAACGCAATAAGCACTCCGCCTGGGGAGTACGCTCGCAAGAGTGAAACTCAAAGGAATTGACGGGGGCCCGCACAAGCGGTGGAGCATGTGGTTTAATTCGAAGCAACGCGAAGAACCTTACCAGGTCTTGACATCCCGCTGACCGCCCTAGAGATAGGGCTTCCCTTCGGGGCAGCGGTGACAGGTGGTGCATGGTTGTCGTCAGCTCGTGTCGTGAGATGTTGGGTTAAGTCCCGCAACGAGCGCAACCCTTATTTCTAGTTGCCAGCATTCAGTTGGGCACTCTAGAGAGACTGCCGTCGACAAGACGGAGGAAGGCGGGGATGACGTCAAATCATCATGCCCCTTATGACCTGGGCTACACACGTGCTACAATGGTTGGTACAACGGGATGCTACCTCGCGAGAGGACGCCAATCTCTGAAAACCAATCTCAGTTCGGATTGTAGGCTGCAACTCGCCTACATGAAGTCGGAATCGCTAGTAATCGCGGATCAGCATGCCGCGGTGAATACGTTCCCGGGCCTTGTACACACCGCCCGTCACACCACGGGAGTTTGCAACACCCGAAGTCGGTGAGGTAACCGCAAGGAGCCAGCCGCCGAAGGTGGGGTAGATGACTGGGGTGAAGTCGTAACAAGGTATCCGTACCGGAAGGTGCGGATGGATCACCTCCTTTCTATGGAGATATGACCATAACGCTCATTCGCTGTTCAGTTTTGAAGGAGCATACTTCCTTCATATAGTCTGGTGATGATGGCGGAGGGGACACACCCGTTCCCATACCGAACACGGCCGTTAAGCCCTCCAGCGCCGATGGTACTTGCTCCGCAGGGAGCCGGGAGAGTAGGACGTTGCCAGGCGGGTTACTCGCAAGAGTAACCGATATTCGTTCCTTGAAAACTGGATACTGCATGTATTGCTAAGGATTTAAAACTGTAAGTACTTTTTAGTGCTGACCAAATGTGGTTAAGTTACTAAGGGCACACGGTGGATGCCTTGGCGCTAGGAGCCGAAGAAGGACGCAGCGAACTGCGATAAGCCTCGGGGAGCGGTAAGCACGCTTTGATCCGGGGATCTCCGAATGGGGCAACCCACCATCCGTAATGGGATGGTATCCGTATCTGAATACATAGGATGCGAGAAGGCAGACCCGGTGAACTGAAACATCTAAGTAGCCGGAGGAAGAGAAAACAATAGTGATTCCGTCAGTAGCGGCGAGCGAACGCGGAAGAGCCTAAACCGTCGGGTTTACCCGGCGGGGTTGTGGGACGTCTCACTAGGA
Proteins encoded:
- a CDS encoding ATP-binding protein, whose amino-acid sequence is MRQSRSIRSQILLRSLMILSGLLLIIGILQHVYMKDFMYREQAVSLLSQLRSISPEVWLSYLQKNPNGTEPNPLETLHIPDSTLALIDHTGTIRKEWADPRHGSPPPLSKQTYIDAMQPQRKHGGAPFTITTDALGMPQILVLQPIGSSEQPAGVVQLTASIRSVREVLIRQLTTYVALSALALIGGVLAFLPVLRKTLVPLSSMVQTVESINAGNLNQRLSEQQGQLETDRLAAAFNGMLQRLEDSFAAEKEAKEQMRRFVADASHELRTPLTSIHGFVEVLLRGAAAKPDQLKEALLSMHGESERLTKLVQDLLFLAKVDQAPALAVQLTRGGLHRILGEMEPQLRMLAKSRDVRVTIGTESELLLDPDRIKQVILNLFQNAVQHTDPVHGRIEVSLTEAAGGVQLTVKDNGPGIPAEALPHLFDRFYRVDTARARTQGGSGLGLSISHSIVEVHGGRLSVESMIGEGSTFTVWLPFPKEGPSTR
- a CDS encoding PepSY-associated TM helix domain-containing protein translates to MKNTRQLHLWIGIITSLFILIEAVTGLLLSEPWLIGSQSHEEGRKMVMSSAAAPAQSSGAVGDDEKSTNTSMAFPQRGDQQSSLMGVIRGLHEGKFAGANLRILVDVTAIGLIVLTVTGLTLSVKTLRAQRIRRKKALMSQHGATLLEK
- a CDS encoding response regulator transcription factor, translated to MEAENLLKVAPLLWTQASNSRTIKGVKGNEVKPVYQPEEIRILIIDDEPSILKFLSLGLQNEGYQVLTAEDGISGVNAAQEYQPHIVILDVMMPGIDGYEVCKLLKNMGAVAIIMLTAKDEVEDRVKGLTLGADDYMSKPFSFQELLARIHARIRNQFPHMVGEMQIGPFRIDDRRKEIRYDQRVLSLSATEYELLKYLVVNHGIVLSKATILDKVWGYDFGGQENIVEVYIRSLREKLDDREHQLIRTIRGSGYRVDLP